In the Drosophila takahashii strain IR98-3 E-12201 chromosome 3R, DtakHiC1v2, whole genome shotgun sequence genome, one interval contains:
- the Hcs gene encoding biotin--protein ligase isoform X4: MLTLYYVSATVLQSWRIQKACSKIAEHLAQPSSIAFYALQAGSDDGFDPALASSELCGNRHAAKVTDILWLHANQRGCCLRPLQTLHITPWISFPASPSLLPFCYAADTVTPVATPTEADSAPKQRVSLSAQGEQRMQLLLEAHVEPLQRPSTEDTTAVRLEDYAVQREGDPQPFELLANHLKRQSRITVGLDKDGWKKHLEDLRAVGVLAHQATEFEYQRNRSEGRTKPDLIAHEHRQTPEPVAKAVAVVEPTTKASLSPARMQESSQKAEGKSPTKSEAKTTPAKSESKPIIPKEDSSSTPIKVECKQSELEKLAAAQASQMQKIEKVQVSPIKSAPSTKPPALSNINESAAPSAQPTKPSKSFEVAKPLNSPPSSSTAPVRPVLQRNKNSLQESKPLNVLVYSDSASARESTLATLQQLLERNVYTIYPLMPQQAAQKYWTEQTALLVVCGSVAPGIGQILVDYFLQGGKVLSLCSDILHFILPNYRTAEVREHELVQFSYDKWQRVKMMHHIFCYQPSPVKKHFSTDSEESTKSHSRKPSMELKDLAGHSHKLDVQVLGTEETWNTPSLMLAKSLQSGGKAVFSQVHLEMNPSEFESDEIKYSILKQNERTRLEIFADLLGKYLDVQVQNGEGVDQQQPGVVYQHAYFLGRHEAKFELLEKLRLRCSGSDNVIATPKLTMKFCGKDDKPPVANNNVLPILIHSCPDDFSTVEYFDHLKTEHIGRLVIYAPVVSSSMHVINNLELINGLAVLPVQQTSGVGRSNNQWLSPLGCAMFSLQLHLAMDSALGSRLPLLQHLIGVAIVNSLRGHEQYGVLNISIKWPNDIYANGNQKIGGLVINTTLQGSQAIINIGSGINLNNSKPTVCINDLIREHNARAPNNKLPILKYEMFIATIFNEIERLLGEVQNGDFDSFYALYYSLWLHSGQTVKICLQNQQEKEAEIMGIDDVGFLQVKLPTGSIETVQPDGNSFDMLKGLIVPKYH, encoded by the exons ATGTTGACCCTGTATTACGTGAGCGCCACCGTCCTGCAATCCTGGCGCATCCAGAAGGCCTGCTCCAAGATCGCCGAGCACCTGGCACAGCCCTCGAGCATCGCCTTCTATGCCCTTCAAGCGGGCAGTGACGATGGATTCG ATCCCGCCCTGGCCAGCTCAGAGCTGTGCGGCAACCGCCATGCGGCCAAGGTCACGGACATCCTGTGGCTGCACGCCAATCAGCGGGGCTGCTGCCTCCGTCCGCTGCAGACGCTCCACATCACGCCCTGGATCAGCTTCCCGGCATCGCCCAGTCTGCTGCCCTTCTGCTACGCAGCTGACACAGTGACGCCAGTGGCCACGCCCACGGAGGCGGACTCTGCGCCCAAGCAGAGGGTCTCGCTATCGGCTCAGGGAGAACAGAGGATGCAGCTGCTCCTGGAGGCCCACGTAGAGCCCCTGCAGCGGCCGAGCACCGAGGACACCACTGCTGTGCGG CTGGAAGATTACG CGGTTCAGCGGGAAGGTGATCCGCAGCCCTTTGAGCTACTGGCCAATCACCTGAAGCGACAGTCCCGCATAACTGTCGGTTTGGACAAGGACGGCTGGAAAAAGCACCTGGAGGATCTGCGAGCCGTCGGTGTGCTGGCCCACCAAGCCACCGAGTTCGAGTACCAAAGAAATCGTTCAGAGGGAAGGACGAAACCAGATCTCATTGCCCATGAGCATCGCCAAACCCCGGAACCTGTGGCCAAGGCTGTGGCTGTTGTGGAGCCAACCACCAAGGCATCTCTGTCTCCTGCAAGGATGCAAGAGAGTTCCCAGAAAGCTGAGGGCAAGTCTCCGACTAAATCCGAGGCAAAAACCACTCCTGCTAAAAGCGAAAGCAAGCCAATCATACCCAAAGAAGACTCCAGTTCAACGCCAATTAAAGTCGAATGCAAACAAAGTGAATTGGAGAAGCTAGCTGCTGCCCAGGCATCGCAGATGCAGAAGATCGAGAAAGTGCAGGTGTCGCCCATCAAGTCAGCTCCATCGACTAAGCCACCCGCTCTCAGTAATATCAATGAGTCTGCTGCGCCATCAGCTCAGCCAACAAAGCCCAGCAAATCCTTTGAGGTGGCGAAGCCATTGAATTCGCCTCCGTCATCGAGCACTGCTCCTGTGCGACCTGTGCTGCAGCGGAATAAGAATAGTCTGCAGGAGAGCAAGCCCCTGAATGTTTTAGTGTACTCGGACAGTGCCAGTGCCCGCGAATCCACACTGGCCACTCTTCAGCAGCTGCTGGAGCGCAATGTGTACACCATCTATCCGCTGATGCCACAGCAGGCGGCTCAGAAGTACTGGACAGAGCAGACAGCTCTGCTTGTTGTGTGCGGATCGGTGGCGCCGGGAATTGGACAGATATTGGTGGACTACTTTCTGCAGGGCGGCAAGGTGCTAAGTCTGTGTTCGGATATACTGCACTTTATCCTGCCCAACTATCGCACGGCGGAG GTTCGAGAGCACGAACTGGTTCAATTCTCCTACGACAAGTGGCAGCGGGTCAAGATGATGCACCACATCTTCTGCTATCAGCCGTCGCCGGTGAAGAAACACTTCTCCACGGACAGCGAGGAGTCAACCAAGTCGCATTCCCGCAAACC GTCCATGGAACTGAAGGATCTGGCCGGTCACAGCCACAAATTGGATGTTCAGGTGTTGGGCACAGAAGAAACCTGGAATACGCCCAGCTTGATGTTGGCCAAAAGCCTGCAGAGCGGTGGAAAGGCCGTCTTCTCGCAG GTTCATTTGGAAATGAATCCCAGTGAGTTTGAGTCGGATGAGATTAAGTACTCGATTCTGAAGCAAAACGAACGCACTCGACTCGAGATTTTTGCGGATCTCTTGGGAAAGTACCTGGATGTGCAGGTCCAAAACGGCGAGGGTGTCGATCAGCAGCAGCCTGGAGTGGTCTATCAGCACGCCTACTTTTTGGGTCGTCATGAG GCCAAGTTTGAGCTTCTGGAGAAGCTGCGCCTAAGATGCAGTGGATCCGATAATGTCATAGCAACGCCCAAGCTCACAATGAAATTCTGTGGGAAGGACGACAAGCCGCCAGTGGCCAATAACAATGTGCTGCCCATACTGATACATTCCTGTCCGGACGATTTCTCCACCGTAGAATACTTTGAT caCCTTAAAACTGAGCATATTGGACGACTGGTCATCTATGCACCGGTAGTAAGCAGTTCCATGCATGTCATTAACAACCTGGAGCTCATCAACGGCCTGGCTGTGCTGCCCGTGCAACAGACCTCTGGAGTCGGTCGCTCCAATAATCAG TGGCTTAGTCCCTTGGGCTGCGCCATGTTCTCGCTGCAACTCCACCTTGCCATGGACTCAGCTTTGGGCTCTCGGTTGCCTCTTTTGCAGCACCTAATTGGAGTGGCCATTGTCAATTCTCTGCGGGGTCATGAACAGTATGGG GTTCTGAATATTTCTATCAAGTGGCCAAATGATATATATGCAAATGGGAACCAGAAAATTGGCGGCCTCGTCATTAACACCACTCTACAAGGCTCTCAGGCCATCATTAATATTGGAAGtggaattaatttaaacaattcaAAACCAACTGTTTGCATCAATGATTTGATAAGGGAGCATAATGCTCGCGCCCCAAACAACAAGCTACCAATTCTTAAATATGAGATGTTTATCGCCACGATATTTAATGAAATCGAAAGACTTTTGGGCGAAGTACAAAACGGAGACTTTGATAGTTTTTATGCCTTATACTATTCGCTCTGGTTACACAG CGGTCAAACCGTCAAGATTTGCCTGCAAAATCAACAGGAAAAGGAAGCCGAAATTATGGGAATCGATGATGTTGGTTTTCTACAGGTAAAATTACCAACTGGATCCATAGAAACCGTGCAACCCGACGGAAATAGCTTTGATATGTTAAAAGGATTAATTGTACCCAAGTACCACTAG
- the Hcs gene encoding biotin--protein ligase isoform X3 — protein sequence MLTLYYVSATVLQSWRIQKACSKIAEHLAQPSSIAFYALQAGSDDGFDPALASSELCGNRHAAKVTDILWLHANQRGCCLRPLQTLHITPWISFPASPSLLPFCYAADTVTPVATPTEADSAPKQRVSLSAQGEQRMQLLLEAHVEPLQRPSTEDTTAVRLEDYAVQREGDPQPFELLANHLKRQSRITVGLDKDGWKKHLEDLRAVGVLAHQATEFEYQRNRSEGRTKPDLIAHEHRQTPEPVAKAVAVVEPTTKASLSPARMQESSQKAEGKSPTKSEAKTTPAKSESKPIIPKEDSSSTPIKVECKQSELEKLAAAQASQMQKIEKVQVSPIKSAPSTKPPALSNINESAAPSAQPTKPSKSFEVAKPLNSPPSSSTAPVRPVLQRNKNSLQESKPLNVLVYSDSASARESTLATLQQLLERNVYTIYPLMPQQAAQKYWTEQTALLVVCGSVAPGIGQILVDYFLQGGKVLSLCSDILHFILPNYRTAEVREHELVQFSYDKWQRVKMMHHIFCYQPSPVKKHFSTDSEESTKSHSRKPALVCPRSMELKDLAGHSHKLDVQVLGTEETWNTPSLMLAKSLQSGGKAVFSQVHLEMNPSEFESDEIKYSILKQNERTRLEIFADLLGKYLDVQVQNGEGVDQQQPGVVYQHAYFLGRHEAKFELLEKLRLRCSGSDNVIATPKLTMKFCGKDDKPPVANNNVLPILIHSCPDDFSTVEYFDHLKTEHIGRLVIYAPVVSSSMHVINNLELINGLAVLPVQQTSGVGRSNNQWLSPLGCAMFSLQLHLAMDSALGSRLPLLQHLIGVAIVNSLRGHEQYGVLNISIKWPNDIYANGNQKIGGLVINTTLQGSQAIINIGSGINLNNSKPTVCINDLIREHNARAPNNKLPILKYEMFIATIFNEIERLLGEVQNGDFDSFYALYYSLWLHSGQTVKICLQNQQEKEAEIMGIDDVGFLQVKLPTGSIETVQPDGNSFDMLKGLIVPKYH from the exons ATGTTGACCCTGTATTACGTGAGCGCCACCGTCCTGCAATCCTGGCGCATCCAGAAGGCCTGCTCCAAGATCGCCGAGCACCTGGCACAGCCCTCGAGCATCGCCTTCTATGCCCTTCAAGCGGGCAGTGACGATGGATTCG ATCCCGCCCTGGCCAGCTCAGAGCTGTGCGGCAACCGCCATGCGGCCAAGGTCACGGACATCCTGTGGCTGCACGCCAATCAGCGGGGCTGCTGCCTCCGTCCGCTGCAGACGCTCCACATCACGCCCTGGATCAGCTTCCCGGCATCGCCCAGTCTGCTGCCCTTCTGCTACGCAGCTGACACAGTGACGCCAGTGGCCACGCCCACGGAGGCGGACTCTGCGCCCAAGCAGAGGGTCTCGCTATCGGCTCAGGGAGAACAGAGGATGCAGCTGCTCCTGGAGGCCCACGTAGAGCCCCTGCAGCGGCCGAGCACCGAGGACACCACTGCTGTGCGG CTGGAAGATTACG CGGTTCAGCGGGAAGGTGATCCGCAGCCCTTTGAGCTACTGGCCAATCACCTGAAGCGACAGTCCCGCATAACTGTCGGTTTGGACAAGGACGGCTGGAAAAAGCACCTGGAGGATCTGCGAGCCGTCGGTGTGCTGGCCCACCAAGCCACCGAGTTCGAGTACCAAAGAAATCGTTCAGAGGGAAGGACGAAACCAGATCTCATTGCCCATGAGCATCGCCAAACCCCGGAACCTGTGGCCAAGGCTGTGGCTGTTGTGGAGCCAACCACCAAGGCATCTCTGTCTCCTGCAAGGATGCAAGAGAGTTCCCAGAAAGCTGAGGGCAAGTCTCCGACTAAATCCGAGGCAAAAACCACTCCTGCTAAAAGCGAAAGCAAGCCAATCATACCCAAAGAAGACTCCAGTTCAACGCCAATTAAAGTCGAATGCAAACAAAGTGAATTGGAGAAGCTAGCTGCTGCCCAGGCATCGCAGATGCAGAAGATCGAGAAAGTGCAGGTGTCGCCCATCAAGTCAGCTCCATCGACTAAGCCACCCGCTCTCAGTAATATCAATGAGTCTGCTGCGCCATCAGCTCAGCCAACAAAGCCCAGCAAATCCTTTGAGGTGGCGAAGCCATTGAATTCGCCTCCGTCATCGAGCACTGCTCCTGTGCGACCTGTGCTGCAGCGGAATAAGAATAGTCTGCAGGAGAGCAAGCCCCTGAATGTTTTAGTGTACTCGGACAGTGCCAGTGCCCGCGAATCCACACTGGCCACTCTTCAGCAGCTGCTGGAGCGCAATGTGTACACCATCTATCCGCTGATGCCACAGCAGGCGGCTCAGAAGTACTGGACAGAGCAGACAGCTCTGCTTGTTGTGTGCGGATCGGTGGCGCCGGGAATTGGACAGATATTGGTGGACTACTTTCTGCAGGGCGGCAAGGTGCTAAGTCTGTGTTCGGATATACTGCACTTTATCCTGCCCAACTATCGCACGGCGGAG GTTCGAGAGCACGAACTGGTTCAATTCTCCTACGACAAGTGGCAGCGGGTCAAGATGATGCACCACATCTTCTGCTATCAGCCGTCGCCGGTGAAGAAACACTTCTCCACGGACAGCGAGGAGTCAACCAAGTCGCATTCCCGCAAACC AGCTCTAGTATGTCCAAGGTCCATGGAACTGAAGGATCTGGCCGGTCACAGCCACAAATTGGATGTTCAGGTGTTGGGCACAGAAGAAACCTGGAATACGCCCAGCTTGATGTTGGCCAAAAGCCTGCAGAGCGGTGGAAAGGCCGTCTTCTCGCAG GTTCATTTGGAAATGAATCCCAGTGAGTTTGAGTCGGATGAGATTAAGTACTCGATTCTGAAGCAAAACGAACGCACTCGACTCGAGATTTTTGCGGATCTCTTGGGAAAGTACCTGGATGTGCAGGTCCAAAACGGCGAGGGTGTCGATCAGCAGCAGCCTGGAGTGGTCTATCAGCACGCCTACTTTTTGGGTCGTCATGAG GCCAAGTTTGAGCTTCTGGAGAAGCTGCGCCTAAGATGCAGTGGATCCGATAATGTCATAGCAACGCCCAAGCTCACAATGAAATTCTGTGGGAAGGACGACAAGCCGCCAGTGGCCAATAACAATGTGCTGCCCATACTGATACATTCCTGTCCGGACGATTTCTCCACCGTAGAATACTTTGAT caCCTTAAAACTGAGCATATTGGACGACTGGTCATCTATGCACCGGTAGTAAGCAGTTCCATGCATGTCATTAACAACCTGGAGCTCATCAACGGCCTGGCTGTGCTGCCCGTGCAACAGACCTCTGGAGTCGGTCGCTCCAATAATCAG TGGCTTAGTCCCTTGGGCTGCGCCATGTTCTCGCTGCAACTCCACCTTGCCATGGACTCAGCTTTGGGCTCTCGGTTGCCTCTTTTGCAGCACCTAATTGGAGTGGCCATTGTCAATTCTCTGCGGGGTCATGAACAGTATGGG GTTCTGAATATTTCTATCAAGTGGCCAAATGATATATATGCAAATGGGAACCAGAAAATTGGCGGCCTCGTCATTAACACCACTCTACAAGGCTCTCAGGCCATCATTAATATTGGAAGtggaattaatttaaacaattcaAAACCAACTGTTTGCATCAATGATTTGATAAGGGAGCATAATGCTCGCGCCCCAAACAACAAGCTACCAATTCTTAAATATGAGATGTTTATCGCCACGATATTTAATGAAATCGAAAGACTTTTGGGCGAAGTACAAAACGGAGACTTTGATAGTTTTTATGCCTTATACTATTCGCTCTGGTTACACAG CGGTCAAACCGTCAAGATTTGCCTGCAAAATCAACAGGAAAAGGAAGCCGAAATTATGGGAATCGATGATGTTGGTTTTCTACAGGTAAAATTACCAACTGGATCCATAGAAACCGTGCAACCCGACGGAAATAGCTTTGATATGTTAAAAGGATTAATTGTACCCAAGTACCACTAG
- the Hcs gene encoding biotin--protein ligase isoform X1, giving the protein MLTLYYVSATVLQSWRIQKACSKIAEHLAQPSSIAFYALQAGSDDGFDPALASSELCGNRHAAKVTDILWLHANQRGCCLRPLQTLHITPWISFPASPSLLPFCYAADTVTPVATPTEADSAPKQRVSLSAQGEQRMQLLLEAHVEPLQRPSTEDTTAVRLEDYGKLIAWKIDSHLAVLIETDVEHFTQLLITTFLRNNLCINDQLPLLRIESVQREGDPQPFELLANHLKRQSRITVGLDKDGWKKHLEDLRAVGVLAHQATEFEYQRNRSEGRTKPDLIAHEHRQTPEPVAKAVAVVEPTTKASLSPARMQESSQKAEGKSPTKSEAKTTPAKSESKPIIPKEDSSSTPIKVECKQSELEKLAAAQASQMQKIEKVQVSPIKSAPSTKPPALSNINESAAPSAQPTKPSKSFEVAKPLNSPPSSSTAPVRPVLQRNKNSLQESKPLNVLVYSDSASARESTLATLQQLLERNVYTIYPLMPQQAAQKYWTEQTALLVVCGSVAPGIGQILVDYFLQGGKVLSLCSDILHFILPNYRTAEVREHELVQFSYDKWQRVKMMHHIFCYQPSPVKKHFSTDSEESTKSHSRKPALVCPRSMELKDLAGHSHKLDVQVLGTEETWNTPSLMLAKSLQSGGKAVFSQVHLEMNPSEFESDEIKYSILKQNERTRLEIFADLLGKYLDVQVQNGEGVDQQQPGVVYQHAYFLGRHEAKFELLEKLRLRCSGSDNVIATPKLTMKFCGKDDKPPVANNNVLPILIHSCPDDFSTVEYFDHLKTEHIGRLVIYAPVVSSSMHVINNLELINGLAVLPVQQTSGVGRSNNQWLSPLGCAMFSLQLHLAMDSALGSRLPLLQHLIGVAIVNSLRGHEQYGVLNISIKWPNDIYANGNQKIGGLVINTTLQGSQAIINIGSGINLNNSKPTVCINDLIREHNARAPNNKLPILKYEMFIATIFNEIERLLGEVQNGDFDSFYALYYSLWLHSGQTVKICLQNQQEKEAEIMGIDDVGFLQVKLPTGSIETVQPDGNSFDMLKGLIVPKYH; this is encoded by the exons ATGTTGACCCTGTATTACGTGAGCGCCACCGTCCTGCAATCCTGGCGCATCCAGAAGGCCTGCTCCAAGATCGCCGAGCACCTGGCACAGCCCTCGAGCATCGCCTTCTATGCCCTTCAAGCGGGCAGTGACGATGGATTCG ATCCCGCCCTGGCCAGCTCAGAGCTGTGCGGCAACCGCCATGCGGCCAAGGTCACGGACATCCTGTGGCTGCACGCCAATCAGCGGGGCTGCTGCCTCCGTCCGCTGCAGACGCTCCACATCACGCCCTGGATCAGCTTCCCGGCATCGCCCAGTCTGCTGCCCTTCTGCTACGCAGCTGACACAGTGACGCCAGTGGCCACGCCCACGGAGGCGGACTCTGCGCCCAAGCAGAGGGTCTCGCTATCGGCTCAGGGAGAACAGAGGATGCAGCTGCTCCTGGAGGCCCACGTAGAGCCCCTGCAGCGGCCGAGCACCGAGGACACCACTGCTGTGCGG CTGGAAGATTACGGTAAGCTAATTGCATGGAAAATAGACTCCCACCTGGCGGTGCTCATCGAGACAGATGTGGAGCACTTCACGCAACTTTTGATAACGACATTCTTGCGAAATAATTTATGCATTAACGATCAGCTGCCACTTTTACGGATTGAGT CGGTTCAGCGGGAAGGTGATCCGCAGCCCTTTGAGCTACTGGCCAATCACCTGAAGCGACAGTCCCGCATAACTGTCGGTTTGGACAAGGACGGCTGGAAAAAGCACCTGGAGGATCTGCGAGCCGTCGGTGTGCTGGCCCACCAAGCCACCGAGTTCGAGTACCAAAGAAATCGTTCAGAGGGAAGGACGAAACCAGATCTCATTGCCCATGAGCATCGCCAAACCCCGGAACCTGTGGCCAAGGCTGTGGCTGTTGTGGAGCCAACCACCAAGGCATCTCTGTCTCCTGCAAGGATGCAAGAGAGTTCCCAGAAAGCTGAGGGCAAGTCTCCGACTAAATCCGAGGCAAAAACCACTCCTGCTAAAAGCGAAAGCAAGCCAATCATACCCAAAGAAGACTCCAGTTCAACGCCAATTAAAGTCGAATGCAAACAAAGTGAATTGGAGAAGCTAGCTGCTGCCCAGGCATCGCAGATGCAGAAGATCGAGAAAGTGCAGGTGTCGCCCATCAAGTCAGCTCCATCGACTAAGCCACCCGCTCTCAGTAATATCAATGAGTCTGCTGCGCCATCAGCTCAGCCAACAAAGCCCAGCAAATCCTTTGAGGTGGCGAAGCCATTGAATTCGCCTCCGTCATCGAGCACTGCTCCTGTGCGACCTGTGCTGCAGCGGAATAAGAATAGTCTGCAGGAGAGCAAGCCCCTGAATGTTTTAGTGTACTCGGACAGTGCCAGTGCCCGCGAATCCACACTGGCCACTCTTCAGCAGCTGCTGGAGCGCAATGTGTACACCATCTATCCGCTGATGCCACAGCAGGCGGCTCAGAAGTACTGGACAGAGCAGACAGCTCTGCTTGTTGTGTGCGGATCGGTGGCGCCGGGAATTGGACAGATATTGGTGGACTACTTTCTGCAGGGCGGCAAGGTGCTAAGTCTGTGTTCGGATATACTGCACTTTATCCTGCCCAACTATCGCACGGCGGAG GTTCGAGAGCACGAACTGGTTCAATTCTCCTACGACAAGTGGCAGCGGGTCAAGATGATGCACCACATCTTCTGCTATCAGCCGTCGCCGGTGAAGAAACACTTCTCCACGGACAGCGAGGAGTCAACCAAGTCGCATTCCCGCAAACC AGCTCTAGTATGTCCAAGGTCCATGGAACTGAAGGATCTGGCCGGTCACAGCCACAAATTGGATGTTCAGGTGTTGGGCACAGAAGAAACCTGGAATACGCCCAGCTTGATGTTGGCCAAAAGCCTGCAGAGCGGTGGAAAGGCCGTCTTCTCGCAG GTTCATTTGGAAATGAATCCCAGTGAGTTTGAGTCGGATGAGATTAAGTACTCGATTCTGAAGCAAAACGAACGCACTCGACTCGAGATTTTTGCGGATCTCTTGGGAAAGTACCTGGATGTGCAGGTCCAAAACGGCGAGGGTGTCGATCAGCAGCAGCCTGGAGTGGTCTATCAGCACGCCTACTTTTTGGGTCGTCATGAG GCCAAGTTTGAGCTTCTGGAGAAGCTGCGCCTAAGATGCAGTGGATCCGATAATGTCATAGCAACGCCCAAGCTCACAATGAAATTCTGTGGGAAGGACGACAAGCCGCCAGTGGCCAATAACAATGTGCTGCCCATACTGATACATTCCTGTCCGGACGATTTCTCCACCGTAGAATACTTTGAT caCCTTAAAACTGAGCATATTGGACGACTGGTCATCTATGCACCGGTAGTAAGCAGTTCCATGCATGTCATTAACAACCTGGAGCTCATCAACGGCCTGGCTGTGCTGCCCGTGCAACAGACCTCTGGAGTCGGTCGCTCCAATAATCAG TGGCTTAGTCCCTTGGGCTGCGCCATGTTCTCGCTGCAACTCCACCTTGCCATGGACTCAGCTTTGGGCTCTCGGTTGCCTCTTTTGCAGCACCTAATTGGAGTGGCCATTGTCAATTCTCTGCGGGGTCATGAACAGTATGGG GTTCTGAATATTTCTATCAAGTGGCCAAATGATATATATGCAAATGGGAACCAGAAAATTGGCGGCCTCGTCATTAACACCACTCTACAAGGCTCTCAGGCCATCATTAATATTGGAAGtggaattaatttaaacaattcaAAACCAACTGTTTGCATCAATGATTTGATAAGGGAGCATAATGCTCGCGCCCCAAACAACAAGCTACCAATTCTTAAATATGAGATGTTTATCGCCACGATATTTAATGAAATCGAAAGACTTTTGGGCGAAGTACAAAACGGAGACTTTGATAGTTTTTATGCCTTATACTATTCGCTCTGGTTACACAG CGGTCAAACCGTCAAGATTTGCCTGCAAAATCAACAGGAAAAGGAAGCCGAAATTATGGGAATCGATGATGTTGGTTTTCTACAGGTAAAATTACCAACTGGATCCATAGAAACCGTGCAACCCGACGGAAATAGCTTTGATATGTTAAAAGGATTAATTGTACCCAAGTACCACTAG